The Streptomyces sp. NBC_00510 genomic interval CAGCCCGAGCAGGGAGCGGACCTTGCCCTCGTCCAGCTCCGCGACGCTGACCCGGTCGCCGTTGCCGGAGAAGTAGCCGCCGACGGCCGGCGGGACTCCCCCCAGGGCGAGCGCCGAGCGCTGCAGCAGGACCGGTGTGCCGACCGCGCCCGCGGCCAGTACCAAGACCTTGGTGTGGAGGGTGCCCGCGCCGGTGGGGCAGGTGTAGTCCGCCGGGTCGACGGTGGTGTAGTCGACGGCGTAGCGGTATCCGGGCACCGTGGACGGGCGGATCAGCTGCACCTCGTGCAGGGGGCGGATCTCGGCGCCGTGGGCCTCCGCGGCCGGCAGGTAGTTGAGCAGCATGGAGCGCTTGGCGCCGAAGCGGCAGCCCGAGAGCATCCAGTTGCAGTCGGTGCAGCGGGCCCGGTCGACGGCGACGGGCACCGGGTTGCAGGTGTGCCCGGCGCGGTCGCAGGCGGCGGCCAGCACGCCGCCCGCGTACGAGACGTCGGGCCAGTCGAGCTTCGTCACGGGCAGGGCCTGCTCGACCTGCTCGTACCAGGGGTCGAGGGCGGCGCGGCTGAGGGAGGCGGGCCACAGCCGCCGTCCGGACGCGTCGCGCCGGTCGAAGACGAAGGACGGCGCGCGCAGCGACGCGGCGAAGTAGACGACGCTGCCGCCGCCCACGCAGTTGCCCGCGACGACCGAGATGCCGTCGCCCTTGATCACGTCGACGATGCGGGGATACGCGCCCAGGTCGAGGTCGTGGGTGAAGTCCTCGGTGGCCAGTCGCGGTCCGCGTTCGAGGACGGTGACCCGGGCTCCCGCGGCGGCGAGGTGGTAGGCGGGTATCGCGCCGCCGAAGCCGCTGCCGATGACGAGGACATCGGTGGTCTGGGGGCTCATGCGGGGCTCCCGGAGGGGGTGGTCGCGGGGTGCGGCTCGGCGAGGGCCGTGCCGTAGGAGTGGGACGGGTAGCGCCACAGGCCGTCGGCGTCGGGCTGCGGGAAGCCGGTCCAGACCAGACCGGGGTGGCCCTCTGCGAGGGCCTGCGCGGTGTGGCGGTGGGCGGCGGTGTCGAAGGCCAGGCCGACGAGGAAGGCGAGCAGTTGCCAGATCGGGCGGTCCAGGTCGTCGGCCCGGAAGAGCCCGGTGACCAGGGTGGTGCGGTGGTCGAAGGAGAGGCCGACGAAAGGCGGGCGGTCGAGCGGGAGCAGGATGAGCCGGCTGATCGCGTAGGCGGTGGCGCGGGCGTCCAGCAGCGCCGCGATGCCCGGCAGGAGCGGGTTCAGCGGGAGGTCGGGCGAGGTGAGCAGGGTGATGACGCCGGCCTGTACGGCGCCCGGGCCGGAGGCGGCACCGGCGATGGCGCGGTCGGAGGGGGAACGTCGTTCCCCCGGCACGAGGGTGTCGGCGAAGGCCTCCAGGGTGGAGACCGGCCAGGAGCCGAGCGTGGCGGCCGCGGCGGGAGCGGCCGCGGCGGGAGCCGCCATCGTGCCCAGTGCGGGCAGGGCGGCAACGGCGGCGGCCAGACCGCGCAGCATGGCGCGCCGGTCGATGCCGGGGAGCGGCTCCATCGGCTACCACCCCGCGCACAGGAGGCTGAAGGGCAGCGTGACGGAGAGCCCGCTCTCGCCGGCCTCGTCCCCGTACGCGTCCAGGACGTCCGCGACCTCGGGCAGTTGCGGACGCAGCGCGGCCACCAGGTCGCCGATGCCCACGGTGACCCCGTTGAGCCGGAAGTTCGTCAGGAGCATCGCCGCACGCCGGTTGCGCTTGTCGAACCAGTAGCGGCCGTCCCAGGAGACGTACGGGACCGCGCCGGTGGTGGACTGCACGCTCCAGTGGTCGCGCTGGTAGTAGCGGCACACGGGGAGGGCGAGCGCGAAGCGCGCGGGTTCGGCGAGCAGGAAGCGGACGGCGCCGCCGTTGTCGAGGGTGATGTCGCGCTTGGAGTACTCCACGCACACCGGGTCGGACAGCCAGAGCCACGGGTCGGGGGTCTCGCCCTCCCCGTACGTGTGCCAGTCGCAGGCGGCGGCGAACGGCGGCTCGGAGTACGGGTCGGGAGCGTTGGCCGAGGCGGGGGCGGTGACGGTCGCCGCGAACAGGACGGCCGCGGCCAGGGTCAGCAGGCGTGAGGAACGGCGGAAGCGGGGCATGGGCAGACTCCGGCGGTCGTGGGGACGGGGCGTACGGGGCCTGGGCACCACGCAGGATGCCGCTGACGCGACGTCAGGGCAAGAGGTTGCACATAGACTCATTGAATGAGTGGCTCATCCACTGCCTGAGTATGTTGACGCGGCGCCCCGTTGCTCGGTGGGCTTGGACCGGACCGCTTCGAGAGGACGACCACGGTGGAGCCACTGCCCCGCGAGACCATCGTCGACGTGCTGGAACGCCGCCTGCAGGAGGACATCCTGGGCGGCACCCACCCCGCCGGCACCCTGCTGCCCCCGGAACACCGCCTCGCCGAGGGCTACGGCGTCACCCGTACCACGGTGAAGCACGCCTTCGGCCGGCTCACCCAGGCCGGTCTCCTGGAGACCCGCCACGGCGTCGGCACCCGGGTCCGCGACTACCTGCGCCTCGGCGGTGCGGACCTGCTGCCCATGCTCGTACGGCACAACCCCGGATGGCTGGCCGACATCTTCGAAGTCCGTGCCGGTGTCGGCACGTTGATCGCCGAACGCGCCGCCGTCAAGGCCACTCCCCCGCAACGCGCCCGGCTGCGCACCCTCCTGGACGCCGTCGGCACCGCCGCCGACCCCGACGCCGTCCAACTGGCCGACGCCGAGGTGCACCGCGCCCTCGCCCAGGCCACCGGAAACCGCGTCTACGTGCTCCTCACCAACACCCTCTTCGCCGCCTACCTGCCGCTGCGCGCCCGCCTCGTCGCTCCCTTCCGCGACCCGGCGGAGGCCGCCGCCCGCCTGGAACCCCTCGTCACCGCCGTCATCGACGGTGCCGCGACCACGGCCCGCACGGCGGCCCAGGCGTACCTCGCCGGGACGCAGCGCATCATGCTGGAGGCGCTGGAGTCGCCGTGAGCAGGGCGGGCCGCCGCGGAAAGCGTCCTCGGTCCGCGGCGGCCGGCCGCGTCAGCGGGCCTGGTCGGTGGGCCGGATCAGGATCTCGTTCACCGCGACGTGGTCGGGCTGGGTGACCGCGTACAGGACGGCGGCGGCGATGTCCTCGGGCTGCAGGGTCCGCATGGACTCGGCCATGCTCTTCGCCATGGCCTGGATCGCCGGGTCGGTGATGTGGCTGGTCAGCTCGGTGGAGACGAAGCCGGGTTCGACGAGGACGACCCGGACGCCCTGTTCGGTGACCTCCTGACGGAGCGACTCCGCGAAGGCGGTGACGCCGAACTTGGTGGCCGAGTACACGCCGCTCGCGGCCGTCGCCGTACGCCCCGAGGTCGAGGAGACCTGGACCACGGCCCCCTTGCGCTCCAGCAGGTGGGGCAGGGCGGCGTGGACCGCGTACATCGAGCCGAGCAGGTTG includes:
- a CDS encoding SDR family NAD(P)-dependent oxidoreductase, with translation MSGTLEGKVVLVTGASSGIGRATAIALSKAGALVAVGARRADRLKDLVQDAPGEMLALDLDVTDHTSVRDAVAATVERFGGLDILVNNAGVMLSGPILGADTTEWTRMVETNLLGSMYAVHAALPHLLERKGAVVQVSSTSGRTATAASGVYSATKFGVTAFAESLRQEVTEQGVRVVLVEPGFVSTELTSHITDPAIQAMAKSMAESMRTLQPEDIAAAVLYAVTQPDHVAVNEILIRPTDQAR
- a CDS encoding GMC family oxidoreductase; translation: MSPQTTDVLVIGSGFGGAIPAYHLAAAGARVTVLERGPRLATEDFTHDLDLGAYPRIVDVIKGDGISVVAGNCVGGGSVVYFAASLRAPSFVFDRRDASGRRLWPASLSRAALDPWYEQVEQALPVTKLDWPDVSYAGGVLAAACDRAGHTCNPVPVAVDRARCTDCNWMLSGCRFGAKRSMLLNYLPAAEAHGAEIRPLHEVQLIRPSTVPGYRYAVDYTTVDPADYTCPTGAGTLHTKVLVLAAGAVGTPVLLQRSALALGGVPPAVGGYFSGNGDRVSVAELDEGKVRSLLGLARSATVAYEALHIGMPITAASFDRLDARAPEFSRFTLQQIYFPTVTNSLAQTAGGRWSGVAKKQMRARWRSWLTVLAMTEDEAEGSFGVPPLTGSFTRLANGLGLGTMRFAPTAGTRRGWSEADTHARAVLERDGLATVRPWSEDVAGTVTAHPLASCRLGDSAAISALTELNELRTHPGLFVTDGAAVPTSLTVNPSLTIAALAERACPAIAARCAQYGVAVRYAPSDPLTGATRGGDIAAAARAVAARAGA
- a CDS encoding DUF5987 family protein, whose amino-acid sequence is MEPLPGIDRRAMLRGLAAAVAALPALGTMAAPAAAAPAAAATLGSWPVSTLEAFADTLVPGERRSPSDRAIAGAASGPGAVQAGVITLLTSPDLPLNPLLPGIAALLDARATAYAISRLILLPLDRPPFVGLSFDHRTTLVTGLFRADDLDRPIWQLLAFLVGLAFDTAAHRHTAQALAEGHPGLVWTGFPQPDADGLWRYPSHSYGTALAEPHPATTPSGSPA
- a CDS encoding GntR family transcriptional regulator yields the protein MEPLPRETIVDVLERRLQEDILGGTHPAGTLLPPEHRLAEGYGVTRTTVKHAFGRLTQAGLLETRHGVGTRVRDYLRLGGADLLPMLVRHNPGWLADIFEVRAGVGTLIAERAAVKATPPQRARLRTLLDAVGTAADPDAVQLADAEVHRALAQATGNRVYVLLTNTLFAAYLPLRARLVAPFRDPAEAAARLEPLVTAVIDGAATTARTAAQAYLAGTQRIMLEALESP